The region GGACGCTAGGTCTATAGTAGACTAGGGCCCGGAGATCGTTGTCCGGTAGAAGGCGACAAGACTGCTTTTGTTCCTCCGACGTTGAGATCCGGAAATGGAACTGAGACTGCCGTTGGACAATGCACAAAGCCAATCAGGCACCCCAAACAGTGGGAGTGTGAGCTCTGCTGATCTCCAACAGGCCCCAGGGTGTCGCAGGGCCATCAGCAGGGTGCAGAGCTATCGATCTTGGCTTCCCACGCTGTGGGTGGGATCTGCCTCTATGGTCCATTTTCTAGGAGCATGTCgctcgagagtcgagacgACTTGAGTGGAAACCAAATCACGAGTAGTGTAGATCATCAATTACGGTGTACAAACAGAGCCATGCCAATGCTTGGGGACTTAGGGTGGTCTTCTTTTGACGTCAGGATCTcgagagaaaaagaaattacTGATAAAGCGGAGATTATGCGAAACCGCAGCAGGCATGGGGGCAATAAAGTATTTGCAATTAAGATGACCACGTTCTGATAGATACTCAGTAGATTTTGTTGCAATTCCCATTATTCATGCCATCTCGCTAAGAAAATAGACTACGGCCCACGGGGGAGCCGGCCGATAAGGCGAACGAGACAGGCAAAGCCGCAGTCCGCCAGCACGGCCAACAGTATTTTCCCTCCCGGGCACACACCCCGAGCCCCGCGCTCTCACCCTCTCACCGGGCGGACCAAACTGACCCATCCTTCCCCTCtcgctttttttcttatcgTCCTCCGtgctctctccctctctttcttccctccccatccagaCTCACCTTCAATCACATTTCCATACCCTTTTCAATTTACCCACAAGGGAAGCTTTCAAAATGGCTGCAAGCTCCTCCCTCGACCATCTGAGCAAccggatgaagctggaatGGCACTCCAAGCTCAACACCGAAATGGTGCCGGCGAAGAACTTCCGCcgcacctccatcatctgtACCATCGGTATGCTTCTGCCGTGATTTTTGCGATTCATTCAAACTCAATTAGTTTGGCCTCCGGCTGACATCGCGCTTCCTTTCTAGGTCCCAAGACGAACTCGGTTGAGAAAATCAATGCCCTCCGCAGAGGTATGGTTATTCACCGGATTCATCCATGTCGGGTTGGACGCTGACATTTATAAATAGCTGGTCTCAACGTTGTCCGCATGAACTTCTCTCACGGCTCATACGAGGTAATTTGCCCACATGATTTTGGCGGTCTAGGTTGATCTGACCCGCATCAGTACCACCAATCCGTTATTGACCACGCCCGGCAAGCCGAGGCCTCGCAAACCGGACGCCCCGTCGCCATTGCTCTTGACACCGTGAGTTCCAAATCGTCCGAAACCGCTGCGTTGCAAATCTGACCGGAATTTAGAAAGGACCTGAGATCCGTACCGGAAACACTGTCGGTGATCAGGACATCCCCATCAAGGCTGGCCATGagctcaacatcaccaccgATGAACAATATGCCGCTGCCTCTGACGACCAGAACATGTAGGTTTTGAATGGCTTCTCGGCCGTGAAACATGATGGCGAGCCCCGCTAACCCGGCAACCTGTAGGTATCTCGACTACAAGAATATCACCAAGGTGATCTCTGCTGGCAAACTCATctatgttgatgatggtaTCCTTTCATTCGAGGtcatcgaagtcgtcgacgacAAAACCCTCCGCTGCCGCTGCCTTAACAACGGTAACATCTCCTCCCGCAAGGGTGTCAACTTGCCCGGTACCGACGTAGACTTGCCCGCTCTTTCTGAGAAGGACATCAGCGATCTGCAGTTCGGTGTTAAGAACAAGGTTGACATGGTTTTCGCTTCATTTATTCGTCGTGGTAGCGACATCCGCCACATCCGCGATGTGTTGGGCGACGCCGGTAAAGAGATTCAGATCATCGCCAAGATTGAGAACCAACAGGGTGTCAACAACTTCGATGAGATCTTGGACGAGACCGACGGTGTCATGGTTGCCCGTGGTGATCTTGGTATTGAAATTCCTGCTCCCAAGGTGTTCATcgcccagaagatgatgatcgCCAAGTGTAACATCAAGGGTAAGCCCGTTATCTGTGCCACCCAAATGCTCGAGTCCATGACATATAACCCCCGTCCTACTCGTGCTGAGGTCTCTGATGTGGCCAACGCTGTGCTTGACGGTGCCGACTGTGTCATGCTTTCGGGAGAGACTGCCAAGGGTAACTACCCTTGCGAGGCCGTGACCATGATGTCCGAGACCTGTCTCCTTGCTGAGGTTGCCATTCCTCACTTCAACGTATTCGACGAGCTCCGTAACCTTGCCCCTCGCCCCACCGATACTGTCGAGTCCATTGCCATGGCTGCCGTCAGTGCTAGTCTCGAACTCAATGCAGGTGCTATTGTTGTCCTCACAACCAGGTTAGTTACTCGTTATCGTCTCGCTTCCCTTGGACATTTGCTGACGATAGCACAGTGGAAACACCGCTCGCATGATCTCCAAGTACCGCCCCGTCTGCCCCATCATCATGGTTTCTCGTAACCCCGTTGCTTCACGGGTAAGTCTGGTGACACCGCCGTTGCTCGCGCATATTGACTAACCTGTCGTAGTATTCTCACCTGTACCGCGGCGTCTggcccttcctcttccccgagAGGAAGCCCGACTTCAATGTCAAGA is a window of Aspergillus puulaauensis MK2 DNA, chromosome 4, nearly complete sequence DNA encoding:
- the PYK1 gene encoding pyruvate kinase CDC19 (BUSCO:EOG09261QXC;~COG:G;~EggNog:ENOG410PFMR;~InterPro:IPR015793,IPR036918,IPR040442,IPR015795, IPR015806,IPR015813,IPR018209,IPR011037,IPR001697;~PFAM:PF00224,PF02887;~go_function: GO:0000287 - magnesium ion binding [Evidence IEA];~go_function: GO:0003824 - catalytic activity [Evidence IEA];~go_function: GO:0004743 - pyruvate kinase activity [Evidence IEA];~go_function: GO:0030955 - potassium ion binding [Evidence IEA];~go_process: GO:0006096 - glycolytic process [Evidence IEA]) is translated as MAASSSLDHLSNRMKLEWHSKLNTEMVPAKNFRRTSIICTIGPKTNSVEKINALRRAGLNVVRMNFSHGSYEYHQSVIDHARQAEASQTGRPVAIALDTKGPEIRTGNTVGDQDIPIKAGHELNITTDEQYAAASDDQNMYLDYKNITKVISAGKLIYVDDGILSFEVIEVVDDKTLRCRCLNNGNISSRKGVNLPGTDVDLPALSEKDISDLQFGVKNKVDMVFASFIRRGSDIRHIRDVLGDAGKEIQIIAKIENQQGVNNFDEILDETDGVMVARGDLGIEIPAPKVFIAQKMMIAKCNIKGKPVICATQMLESMTYNPRPTRAEVSDVANAVLDGADCVMLSGETAKGNYPCEAVTMMSETCLLAEVAIPHFNVFDELRNLAPRPTDTVESIAMAAVSASLELNAGAIVVLTTSGNTARMISKYRPVCPIIMVSRNPVASRYSHLYRGVWPFLFPERKPDFNVKIWQEDVDRRLKWGISHGLKLGIINKGDNIVCVQGWRGGQGHTNTVRVVPAEENLGLSE